The region CAACAGATCATGGCCTTCACCATCCCGCCTTTTTGAATTTGGTTTCTATCAAGAAGGCAATGGATTTTCAGTTGGTATTTGGCTGAACAGTCAACCCAATATCACAGTTGTCTGGACAGCTGATCGGGATGACCCGCCGGTCTCCTTGAATTCTGGTATTCAATTCACCAAGGATGGCCAACTGCTTCTTCAAACTGGCCCAGGCGAAAAGAAACTTGTGGCTGAATTGAATTCTCCAGCTGTTTCAGCTTCTATGCTAGATTCTGTTAACTTTATAATCCGCGGCAACGAATCCAATGCTATCTGGGAAAGCTTCCGCCAACCGACTGACACCATATTAGGGGGCCAAAGCATGGACTACTCCTCCCAACTGATGTCAAGTAAATCAACATTTGATCACTCCGCAGGACAGTTTCGCCTCAGAATAACCAATGGAGAACTTGTTACCTATCCTGTAAACCATACCCATGGAGCTACGGAATTTTATTGGAAAATTACAGGACTTGACTACGTGTCAGAATTATTTCTTAGTACTGGTGGTGTTTTAAAGTTACGCAATGGTAAAAAAGCTCTGAAAATATTAGCCAACAGCTCTTGTTCCGACGATAACAAAACTGTAATTTACCGTGCAACACTTGATACTGATGGGATCTTAAGGCTATACTCACATCACTTTGGCACTAGTGGAAAATCTAATGTGAAGGTGGAGTGGCTTGCGTTAAAGAATCAATGTGAGTTGAAAGGCTCCTGCGGTTTTAATAGCTACTGTTATAGCAACAGTAGTGAAGCAGACTGTAAATGTTTCCCAGGGTTTGACTTCATCAACCCGAGGAAGAGATTCCTGGGCTGCTACAAAAATTTCACCGATGAAGAAGGCTGTAGAAGGAAGAAGCCAGAACCTTTTTACAATATTGCTGATATGGAGAATACAAAGTTGGGAGGTTTGCCTTATGCCAAGTTATCGATGAACAAGGAAGATTGCAACAAGTCTTGCTTGTACGATTGTCACTGTGGAGCCGCATTATATGTTAATGGAACTTGCAGTACATTCAAACTTCCACTGATGTACGGGATAAAGAATCAGTCTGATTCAGCTACTCTCTTTGTCAAGTGGAGTTCAGGCAACACTGGCCCCAACATCCCACATGATCAAATTATCTCACCGGACGCTCTTCATGATAGAGTTGAGACTGAAagcaaaaaaaaacttatttcagTTCTTGCTGCAAGTTTGAGTTCCATCACATTCTTGTGTTTCATCATAGCAATTTCCAGTTTCTTTATGTACAAGCTCCGAGTTAAGAGATATAGAAAGCTTCGGGGAAATTCGAATTTAGATTCAACCCAAGAGTTCTCATTACAATCGTTTTCTTATAATGAACTAGATAAGGCCACAGATGGGTTTAAGGACGAGTTGATAAGAGACTGGTTTGGAGCAGTCTACAGAGGGTATATGTTTAATGGAAAGAAGAAGATTTCAGTAAAGCGGTTGGAAAATCCTATGGAAGAAGGAGAAAAGAAGTTTCGGGAAGAGATGGCTATAGTTCGCCTAACGCATCACAGAAACTTGGTTCGTTTGCTTGGATTTTGTCTGGATGGCTCCAGGAAGGCTCTTGTTTACGAAGATATGGGGAAGGGTTCTCTTGCAGATTTCATATTTAATGAAGACAAACGCCCTCACTGGACACAAAGAGTGAAAATCGCTTTAGATGTGGCGAGAGGAATCCATTATCTCCATGAAGAGTGTGAGTTCCCAATAATTCACCGTGACATTAATTCCAAAACTATTCTCGTGGATGACTCTTGGACTGCTAAGATCTCTAATTTCAGCTTAGCTAGACGTTTAATACCGAATCAAGGGGAAATGCTTGCTGGGTTCAAAGGCACCCGAGGCTACACGGCACCTGAATGGCAATCGAATGGGCCAATAACAGTGAAATCAGATGTTTATAGCTTCGGAGTCGTGCTGTTGGAGATTATATGTTGTAGAAGCAATATTAAAGTGAATGTTTCTACACCAGATGAAGTTCTTCTTTCTACTTGGGTCTATAACTGCTTTGTTTCCAGAGAGTTAAAGAAGCTTGTAGCGGAGGAAGAAGTTGACATGAAAATGCTGGAAAGGATGGTGAAGGTTGGATTGTTGTGTACTAAAGATGACCTAAATCTGCGTCCTTCTATGAAAAATGTGATATTGATGTTAGAAGGAACTATGGACATTCCAGTCCATCCCTGTCCAACTCTTCTTATTTGAAGGAACTATAGCCTTTAGGCAtgttcattttttaagtttctagTTTTCTGGATTTGGTTTCGTCTACAAAATATGTGAACATGTTCAAGTTATTGAGTATTTATGGCTAGAATGCTTTGTGTTACTATAACTATACCCGTTCAATATGAGCGAGATTCACTTCTTGTGTAAGCTTTTATGTCAAGCTCTACCTCGATTTTTTATTCTTGTGCCCCTTGGACATTATTATGTGATATTGTTCACATCAGCATGTCCTCCAACGACATTTTAAGATTAACTAAGACTAGACACAATTCATCTCCTTTGACTCTCTTTTTTATATGAAGTTTCATTTTCATAGGTTAAATTGCATAAAAAATGTACCTAATCTTGATCATTTTATTGGATGTTACTTTATGATTTTGGTCAAGAAGTATTAACTGTATAACAATTACCCCTTAGTTTTTAGAGTACGAGGAGGGCTTTAGAAACTCTTTACTTTCTTATATAGATAGATAACACATATAGAGTCAAGATCTTTATGATTTATCATAGTAGTGATATTTTAGTTAGTGCTATTAATGTTTCATATGTTTTGTGTTGTGTGCATTGAATTCTTATTGGACATGTTTTGTTTGCATAGTAAGATTGTGACACATGTTTTAGGGTTGATTTGGACAACTAAGATGGCTTCTCTTTCCATCTTAGTTTGGCTATAAGCGGAGATGATACACTTAAATTTCTTTCATCTTGGAAGTTCTTGGAACTAATCGAGTTTGTGAGTTCATTTTGATTctttgtaatttgttttttttcccctttaattaGAGAGTTGTTTACACCGATTATCAAAATGGTGAGTTATCTAACTTTAATACATTTATGTCATATAACTCTTTAGATTGTGTTATCGATTGATCCtttgtctttcattttatttatgtagATTTAAGCAGATTGACCACCTAATATGGTGAGTTAGGCTATCTAAGCTTTCTCAAATGTCCTAAGATTCGTTGTCATAGATGATAAAGTAATTAGAATGCTGAAGTAGGCTCAGATAATGGAGCAATGGTTTTCTCACCACTTTGGGGTGTTTGGAGAAGCAAACCAAGTTTGGTGGAttcaattaaagaattaaaagggACTGGCAGGTCCATCTCGATTTGCAGTCCACACAACTGTGATATTAGGTTCATCAACCAACCAAATTCTCACTGCAAATTCATTGCCTTGTTGATAGAAACCAAATGCAAAATTACCTGATGCCAAGTGCCAATAATTGTTACTATTGTTGGGGATGAATGTTAAGTACATTTGTCTCACTGCTCAATACGATTTTTCACTAAATTTGAGACTATCAAAATCCTCTGCTGCGGCTGAGTTTTCCAGAGACGAAGGTCTCTTTTAAGGTTTCCACAACTaactatatttttcttctctgttgtttttcttccttttcctttttcatatATACTATTTCTCTTTCTTCACACATTTTTTGCCTTTTCCCTAAAGCTGGCCACATGTCCTTTCCTGCCTTGAATTGCTATACCTCATCACAATATACCAAAGTCCTAACATTGCCCTGTCTAACGAGAGCCACCTTGACCTCAAGGTGGAAAAGAGTGAGTTGCACATTAGTTGCATAAAAAGGATAACACTTTTTCATGCCTTCTATAATTTTGGTTGCATCATTATAGATTAACTCAAATGGCAAAGGCAAAGTGGTGAGATTTATTAGATACTTTGGTGTTATGGAAGAGGTGAAGGAAGTAAGTGTGTTACAGATGAACTCAAATAGGCATATGAGTGTTGAATGATTGGGGCTTGGGTTAAGTGTAATGGGATATTGTTAGGGTTTAATAAAACGAAGTTTGAGTTTTGATAGGTAATAGAGTGCGGTTTGTAATGGAAGATGATGGTTGTGCTTGGAAGTTGGTTTGGGTTGGtagggtttttgttttaaagTGTATAATGGTTTGGGCTTGAGGGGTGAGTCTTTGATCTTATGTTGGGGTGAGTGTAATTTGGGTTAGAGTGGTATTAGAAGCGCAATAAAATATGTGGGTCAGGTTGAATTAAGGGAAAaagactgtttcccacccaaattttagcccaatttcaAAGTCACACCCATGAGAGATAAAAAGCCCAAACTCCCACCCATAACTAAATTGTCGTcgaaatttttagttagaaacatgggtaaaatcgttattttacctataaactttaaaacttcaaaattttatcattccccccttcaagttttaaaaactaacacttcaacccatcctccaagtttgaaaagtttagattttacccctagggtttgctttcACTGATCTCCCTTCTTCGGCTACAAATGACgatgaatgatgaatttttgtCACCCAGATTTGGAAAATAAagtgtcatccagatctggaagaacaaacgaaggacgatgcttcaTCGTCGACGACATGACAAGTGACAAAGGACaatgaagcgtcgtccttcgtcatttGGGTTGTACGACAAAGAGATTTCTGTCTCTTCATCACAAAGTACCATCGTCGTCTCACaagaagaaggaggaggtcgAAAACAACACCGGaaaatgaagttgaagagtgggagtgaaattgctattttggAAAGTTACGGAGGGCAgttgagttttgaaaattatgaaaaccctaggtttgggggtgaaaatgttatttttaaaaatttaaaaactttaggtaaaggtgaaatattagtttctaaaactttgagAGAGCGAAAAGTAATAAAGtttataacttttattataaacagtaaaataattattttatccctccctttaacagaagtttggtcatgggtgagaGTTTAGACTTTCATTTTCCATGGGTGTGGGTTTAAGATTGAGCTAAaaattgggtggaaaatagtccttttcccattgaattaattaagtttGGGTTTGGAGGATGGGAGGGTTGTCATTTAGGTTGGTTTGGTAAATGGGATATTGTTAGGGTTTAATAAAACGGAGTTTGAGTTTCGATAGGTAATAAAGTGTAGTCTGTAATGGAAGATGATGGTTGTGCTTGGAAGTTGATTTGGGTTGGCagggtttttgttttaaagTGTCTTGAGAGTGAGCGTTTGATCTTATGTTGGGGTATTGTGATTTGGGTTAGAGTGGTTTTAGACGTGCAATAAGATACGTGGGTCAGgttgaattaatttaagtttgggTTTGGAGGATGGGAGGGTTGTCATTTAGGTTGGCTCAGTAAATGGTCGGGCTGGTCTTTAGATTAACCTAATTGGGTTTGGGTCTGAGTCTTGGGTTTGGGTTATTACTATGGGTAGTTGTTTGAGTATTAGGGTTTGGATTGTTTGGTGTTAAGGTCTTTAGGCTAGGACATGTGGCGTTTGGTTTGAAGGTAAAATTGTTTGGGCTAATGTGGTTTGAAATCGGGTTTGGAGAACAACAGGTTGTGGTTTGGCTAGTGGACTTATTAAACAAAATGGAGGTTAGGCTGGCTGTTGAGTAAGAAGTGGGTTGTCTTGATATTGGGCTCAAGTTTGGGGCCTTAAGATAGGAAGGTTATGTTTAAATGGGCTGATGTGAGAAAAATGAGTTGGGTTTAAGTGGATATAAAAGATTGAGTTAAGACAAACTTGATTTGGACTGGCTCGGATTCCTTGACTGGGTAGGGTTTCATTAATATCTCTTCTATCTTCCTTCTCTTCCTCCATGGTTTCTTCTACTATTTCTGCAAACACCTGAGTTCCATCTTCTTAATTCCCTTCTTCCAtcttcttttttccattttcatctCCATTCACTTTATTCGGATCCATCCCCATCTGTTTCAACTCTGTCATCACAAAGCTCAAGCCATCGGACAAAGTACTggatttttatgataaataaaaatatgaagagaTATTGTGTTAGCATAGTATTAGAGTTCTATTTATGATTATTAGGACAATGTAAGAATACTTGCATTTTATTACGTGATTAaagacataataaaaaattgtttgctTTTAATATAAGTAAAACCTTACATAATATGTAATGAATTATACTATTTTATCTCATCCTATGTTGTTTAATGTTTTAActtaaatgttttgaaaattgcCTTCTaagattatttcttttataaacgaaacttatattatttcatatagTTGTCGAGACAAAAGTATTGGATAGATTTCTTGAATAAAGATTctcctatatttttcaaaataaagattttCTTGAAAGGAATGTTTTATAAGAATTGTTTTAGCTGAATATTtgtaataacataaaaaatttatggatttataaattaatagatatgaTTGGATCATAAAACATATAGGGATGAAAGGTTTGCAGACCTATTACGAATATGAATACAAAAAAAGATTTACAaacctattataaatatgaataagaTGAAAGgtctataaatttatacatatgtGAACATGAGAAAAGGTTTATAGACCCATACTAACATGAATACGGTGAAAGGGTTCCTAGGGACTAATAcgaatataaatatgaatgagAAAAAGTCTGCATACTTACGATGAATATAGATATACGCAGCTGGGATCTGGTTTTCTTTTGGGCAGTTAGTAAATTTTGGTACTTCATAGAAAGGGAAATGTTCTTAGGCCAACTTTTGTGTGGCTTTCAACAATACACTCTAGTTTGAATGGCTGTTATTATGCAATGGTTGAGAGAGACGTTTCAAATAGCTGCAGAACAAGCTTCTGCAATAATGACTGAAGGAAAATTAGATTCTAAATccagaattttattaattttaaaatttttacaggGAGCTTGTATCAGATTCtctgaaaaaaatatgaaaagagatTACTTCAACAGGATGAACGTGAAATTAACTTCAATGATAGAACGAAAGGGTAAAAGACTACAACAATGTTACCAAGGAAAAGCCTTTACTCCACAattataaacattaatttagACAATGTTAAGGTGCATCCAGTAGAACTAAAATCTACTATCACCTACAGATTTTACATCAAATGTTCTTGTGAATGTGCTTAGTTTAGGTTAACTCTCCTttcatgtatgtatgtatgtatgtatgtatgtatatgtatatgtatatgagCACCAAGTGACTTGGGATGAATTTGTATGTTTTTACTAATAGAATTTGTGTGGGAAGTAACCCAATGCCTTGTTAATCGAAACTAAAAGCAAAAAGGCCGCGAGTTGAGGGCCTACATCTGCTGCTAATAATCTCATAAATCATACGAGCAATGCCAACTATTGGATATAAATACGAGTGagtattattttactaataaattgTGTGcctatatttttgttatataatataaattaatatagaaatatttgatattatctgttgatttaaattaattattaaaaataaatatataatattattttaaaattctttattcaTCTAAAGGTATATTATACACCCGTTTACATATTCAAAAGTTTGACCGATGAAGTTTGGGTTTTCAGTTCGAGTTCCAGTGTCCCGGGAAAATTCACAGTAATAACAAGCACATTGACTTGAGTCAATATTTTCTGTCACCGCATTTTTTCCACAGGTAATCCAAGAAGACTTGACTTTATTTTCACAATTGTGAGGCTGTGGCGTTTCCCCATTTTACAAGCCA is a window of Mangifera indica cultivar Alphonso unplaced genomic scaffold, CATAS_Mindica_2.1 Un_0050, whole genome shotgun sequence DNA encoding:
- the LOC123206808 gene encoding G-type lectin S-receptor-like serine/threonine-protein kinase LECRK2 encodes the protein MCLLLLCLFSLHIQAPSESSNFIIPESVLYPNTNNRSWPSPSRLFEFGFYQEGNGFSVGIWLNSQPNITVVWTADRDDPPVSLNSGIQFTKDGQLLLQTGPGEKKLVAELNSPAVSASMLDSVNFIIRGNESNAIWESFRQPTDTILGGQSMDYSSQLMSSKSTFDHSAGQFRLRITNGELVTYPVNHTHGATEFYWKITGLDYVSELFLSTGGVLKLRNGKKALKILANSSCSDDNKTVIYRATLDTDGILRLYSHHFGTSGKSNVKVEWLALKNQCELKGSCGFNSYCYSNSSEADCKCFPGFDFINPRKRFLGCYKNFTDEEGCRRKKPEPFYNIADMENTKLGGLPYAKLSMNKEDCNKSCLYDCHCGAALYVNGTCSTFKLPLMYGIKNQSDSATLFVKWSSGNTGPNIPHDQIISPDALHDRVETESKKKLISVLAASLSSITFLCFIIAISSFFMYKLRVKRYRKLRGNSNLDSTQEFSLQSFSYNELDKATDGFKDELIRDWFGAVYRGYMFNGKKKISVKRLENPMEEGEKKFREEMAIVRLTHHRNLVRLLGFCLDGSRKALVYEDMGKGSLADFIFNEDKRPHWTQRVKIALDVARGIHYLHEECEFPIIHRDINSKTILVDDSWTAKISNFSLARRLIPNQGEMLAGFKGTRGYTAPEWQSNGPITVKSDVYSFGVVLLEIICCRSNIKVNVSTPDEVLLSTWVYNCFVSRELKKLVAEEEVDMKMLERMVKVGLLCTKDDLNLRPSMKNVILMLEGTMDIPVHPCPTLLI